The following coding sequences are from one Candidatus Bathyarchaeota archaeon window:
- a CDS encoding sulfurtransferase TusA family protein: METEKLEVKGKVCPMPILILKRKLETVESGKVLEVIGDCGPAFENVQRWAKNAGHEIVEATKDDNEFNIKIKKK, translated from the coding sequence GTGGAAACTGAAAAACTTGAAGTAAAAGGCAAAGTCTGCCCCATGCCGATTCTGATTCTTAAGCGCAAGCTCGAAACCGTAGAGTCAGGAAAAGTTTTGGAGGTTATCGGCGACTGCGGACCAGCCTTTGAGAACGTGCAAAGATGGGCAAAAAACGCAGGACACGAAATCGTCGAAGCCACCAAAGACGACAACGAATTCAACATCAAAATAAAAAAGAAGTAG
- a CDS encoding DsrH/TusB family sulfur metabolism protein has product MVSFTVLINEAPIAKERAFTALRFATTCSLEGHEVKVFLMENGVYVAKKGQNPSADAPNLLEYLEELIKGKVEVKACVVCCQARGLTQDDLVDGVKIASMHELVEWTANTDKTIVF; this is encoded by the coding sequence ATGGTTTCGTTTACAGTTTTGATTAATGAAGCACCTATAGCTAAAGAACGCGCGTTCACTGCCCTTCGGTTTGCCACTACTTGCTCGTTGGAGGGACATGAGGTCAAAGTGTTTTTGATGGAAAACGGCGTGTACGTTGCCAAGAAAGGGCAGAATCCGTCGGCGGATGCTCCGAACCTGCTCGAGTACCTTGAGGAGCTTATCAAGGGCAAAGTGGAAGTTAAAGCCTGCGTGGTCTGCTGCCAAGCCCGCGGACTAACCCAAGACGACCTTGTTGACGGCGTCAAAATCGCCTCCATGCACGAACTAGTCGAGTGGACAGCTAACACCGACAAAACCATAGTTTTCTAA
- a CDS encoding DUF3343 domain-containing protein: MVKPDKTEGALVLLRDVRESMKAERILKLQKYAVKVVAPPPEVRIGCDLALEINIVDSFGVENALKKHGIKPIDIVALGNTQLRPLSIIKKTDFDEYQMVKAGHMKLTFHKQTGEIVNISGGGCPDIPYLALSMVGKNLKDTPNPQELGYTLCAFMLQKAYEDALQTYRSQT; this comes from the coding sequence GTGGTGAAACCTGACAAAACGGAGGGCGCCTTAGTGCTGTTGCGTGACGTACGTGAAAGCATGAAGGCAGAGCGGATACTAAAGCTACAAAAATACGCAGTCAAAGTAGTTGCTCCTCCCCCTGAAGTACGAATCGGCTGCGACCTAGCACTGGAAATCAACATCGTAGACAGCTTTGGCGTAGAAAACGCCCTGAAAAAGCACGGCATCAAACCCATCGACATCGTAGCACTGGGCAACACGCAACTTCGACCACTAAGCATCATCAAAAAAACAGACTTCGACGAGTACCAAATGGTAAAGGCAGGACACATGAAACTAACATTCCACAAGCAAACAGGCGAAATCGTCAACATCTCAGGCGGCGGCTGCCCCGACATCCCCTACCTCGCGCTTAGCATGGTCGGCAAAAACTTGAAGGACACCCCAAACCCGCAGGAGCTTGGCTACACGTTGTGCGCTTTTATGCTGCAAAAAGCCTACGAAGACGCCCTGCAAACCTACAGGAGCCAAACCTAG
- a CDS encoding YeeE/YedE family protein, translating to MKRVSVIVAGLVAGILAAAVQILFSVSPPPAYGVCIACHARDLVNWIVNGVAGTSLSVAPVSAAAPVLTIVGLVIGAYVASARNGEFKFKITKNPIMSFIYGFLVMIFALILGACPLRTVLRVAYFDFVALVGLGAIVAGVVISAGIIKWNAQREIDGAV from the coding sequence ATGAAACGTGTTTCAGTAATAGTTGCCGGTTTGGTAGCTGGAATTTTAGCTGCCGCCGTTCAAATCCTCTTTAGTGTCTCGCCACCCCCAGCATACGGCGTTTGTATTGCCTGTCATGCAAGGGACCTGGTGAACTGGATAGTCAACGGTGTTGCAGGCACATCGCTCTCAGTTGCGCCTGTTTCCGCCGCCGCACCCGTGCTGACAATTGTCGGCTTGGTCATAGGCGCGTATGTGGCTTCAGCGCGTAACGGCGAATTCAAATTCAAAATAACCAAGAACCCCATCATGTCGTTTATTTATGGATTTTTGGTTATGATTTTTGCGTTGATTTTAGGGGCTTGCCCGCTGCGCACTGTGCTTCGGGTTGCCTATTTTGACTTTGTTGCCCTGGTTGGTTTAGGAGCCATTGTCGCGGGCGTTGTGATAAGCGCGGGCATTATCAAGTGGAACGCGCAAAGAGAAATCGATGGAGCGGTCTAA
- a CDS encoding phosphate uptake regulator PhoU, whose amino-acid sequence MERKIMSLGKSSLVISLPKDWMQLNDLQKGDSVSFSIQRDRSLVVYPSSQNRSEPKEITISIGHDDEELMIIQKILGSFLNGYSGIKLVSEKVFSVPQIKAIRNMTGRLYMRVMESDSKSVYIQSLTDESKASLEQAIQRMHLISRSMCEDAIRALYENDTSLAKSVFSLDDDVDQFAFFILRMLRNAAQDPVLANELRIDPLDCMDHQMLVYRMEHAADYAAGIARHIIMLNSYKQQIPPEVLELMIAAGVEVVELYVKAVTGFFTKDIPFSVDIMKHQKIIEGLDVEIASKAFTGKPKSAELVCAICTIRDNIKRISHCAVSIAEISVNRAFKATN is encoded by the coding sequence GTGGAACGCAAGATTATGTCTTTGGGTAAGTCTTCGTTGGTTATTTCGTTGCCTAAGGATTGGATGCAGCTTAACGATTTGCAAAAGGGCGATTCGGTTTCGTTTTCGATTCAGCGTGACCGTTCATTGGTTGTTTACCCAAGCTCGCAAAACCGCTCCGAACCCAAGGAGATAACAATTAGCATCGGGCACGACGACGAGGAACTCATGATTATCCAGAAAATCTTGGGGTCATTTTTGAATGGTTACTCGGGGATTAAGCTGGTTTCGGAGAAGGTGTTTTCGGTTCCGCAGATCAAGGCGATTAGGAACATGACGGGCAGGTTGTACATGAGGGTTATGGAGTCCGACTCTAAAAGCGTGTACATCCAAAGCTTAACCGACGAATCCAAAGCCTCGCTTGAGCAAGCCATACAACGCATGCACCTCATCTCGCGCTCCATGTGCGAAGACGCCATCCGCGCCCTCTACGAAAACGACACCAGCCTAGCCAAATCCGTCTTTTCACTTGACGACGACGTAGACCAATTCGCGTTCTTCATCTTACGGATGCTGCGTAACGCCGCCCAAGACCCCGTCTTAGCAAACGAACTGCGCATAGACCCACTTGACTGTATGGATCATCAGATGCTAGTTTACCGCATGGAACACGCCGCTGACTACGCCGCAGGCATCGCACGCCACATCATCATGCTTAACAGCTACAAACAGCAAATCCCACCCGAAGTGCTAGAGCTCATGATAGCCGCAGGCGTCGAAGTCGTCGAATTATACGTCAAAGCCGTCACAGGCTTCTTCACCAAAGACATCCCCTTCTCAGTAGACATCATGAAACACCAAAAAATCATCGAAGGCCTAGACGTAGAAATCGCCTCCAAAGCATTTACAGGCAAACCCAAAAGCGCCGAACTTGTCTGCGCCATATGCACCATACGCGACAACATCAAACGCATATCCCACTGCGCCGTGAGCATAGCAGAAATCTCCGTAAACCGCGCCTTCAAAGCAACAAACTAA
- a CDS encoding double-cubane-cluster-containing anaerobic reductase, producing the protein MAEKYTELWTSLGIDLEKHNQLLEVLPKVYQDFVLSQKNRPKKMDYFDFVISEIHGLRVEELAKLRKEGNKIIGAFCLYAPEELAYAANATMVGLCGGADFSIPDAEAVLPRNMCPLIKSFYGFKIGLTCPYFQCCDMLVGETTCDGKKKVYELLNEEVPTYVIEVPHKPDTKQGRSLWLKELEEFKAKLEELTGNTITAEKLKQSIELINNKRKALKRLSELRKTNPAPISGLDALIVTQIGFYDDVARFTAKVNELCDDLEERVKNGEGVVDKNATRLMVSGCPMAVPNWKVPSIAESLGASIVVEESCVGSRYFTDMVEPKSDSLNDLMEALVEKYAKIPCACFTPNDARVDSVNKLAKDFNVDGVVYYTLQFCHSYNVEAVKVGKELKKEDVPMLKVETDYTMEDAEQIRTRLEAFLEMIRGKK; encoded by the coding sequence ATGGCAGAGAAATATACTGAATTATGGACAAGTTTAGGAATAGACCTTGAAAAGCACAATCAACTTTTGGAGGTTTTGCCCAAAGTCTACCAAGATTTTGTGCTCTCACAGAAAAACAGGCCCAAAAAGATGGATTACTTTGATTTTGTCATCTCTGAAATTCACGGGCTACGAGTAGAAGAACTTGCAAAACTGCGCAAAGAAGGCAACAAAATCATCGGAGCATTTTGCCTCTACGCCCCTGAAGAGCTCGCATACGCCGCGAACGCAACAATGGTTGGACTATGCGGAGGCGCAGACTTCTCAATTCCCGATGCTGAAGCGGTTTTGCCCCGCAACATGTGCCCCCTAATCAAGTCGTTTTATGGTTTCAAAATCGGTTTGACGTGCCCGTATTTCCAGTGCTGCGACATGCTAGTTGGAGAAACCACGTGTGATGGCAAAAAGAAAGTCTACGAACTGCTAAACGAAGAAGTCCCAACTTACGTAATTGAAGTCCCCCACAAACCCGACACCAAGCAGGGACGGAGCCTTTGGCTAAAAGAGCTTGAAGAATTCAAAGCCAAACTAGAAGAACTCACAGGCAACACCATAACCGCCGAAAAACTCAAGCAATCCATAGAGCTAATAAACAACAAACGCAAAGCCCTCAAACGATTATCTGAACTTCGCAAAACAAACCCCGCCCCCATTAGCGGCTTGGACGCTTTGATTGTAACCCAAATCGGCTTCTACGACGACGTCGCACGCTTCACAGCCAAAGTCAACGAACTTTGCGACGACCTCGAAGAGCGCGTGAAAAACGGCGAAGGCGTAGTTGACAAGAACGCTACAAGACTGATGGTTTCAGGTTGCCCCATGGCGGTTCCCAACTGGAAGGTACCCAGCATCGCTGAGTCCTTGGGAGCATCCATAGTAGTCGAGGAAAGCTGCGTAGGCTCAAGGTACTTCACCGACATGGTAGAACCCAAGAGCGATAGCCTAAATGACCTCATGGAAGCCCTAGTCGAGAAATACGCCAAAATCCCCTGTGCCTGCTTCACCCCCAACGACGCCCGCGTAGACAGCGTAAACAAACTCGCCAAAGACTTCAACGTCGACGGAGTCGTCTACTACACACTACAATTCTGCCACAGCTACAACGTCGAAGCCGTCAAAGTCGGAAAAGAACTCAAAAAAGAAGACGTCCCCATGCTCAAAGTAGAAACCGACTACACCATGGAAGACGCCGAACAAATCAGAACCCGCCTCGAAGCATTCCTAGAAATGATACGGGGCAAAAAATAA
- a CDS encoding YeeE/YedE family protein: MVQIEVLASTLIAGLIIGYLAQRARMCFVGGVRDFTLVKDTHLLKALGAFLIGALAFFAIAAAFSAVPKFPWILSSSGLNPIPGAPLSSAAATPLWVHITLAVIGGLGIGAFSVFAGGCPLRQHIMASEGDKSSMSYLAGFYIGAIIFTIAVAPTIVQIFS, from the coding sequence ATGGTACAAATTGAAGTTTTAGCAAGCACTCTGATTGCGGGGCTCATTATCGGTTATCTGGCTCAGCGCGCAAGAATGTGCTTTGTCGGAGGAGTCCGAGACTTCACCCTCGTAAAAGATACTCACCTGCTCAAGGCTTTGGGCGCGTTTCTAATCGGCGCATTAGCGTTTTTTGCAATCGCCGCGGCGTTCTCAGCTGTACCAAAGTTTCCGTGGATACTCTCTTCCTCAGGCTTGAACCCCATTCCAGGTGCACCCCTGTCAAGTGCGGCTGCAACTCCGTTGTGGGTACACATCACGTTGGCGGTCATCGGCGGTTTGGGTATAGGAGCATTTTCAGTCTTTGCAGGCGGATGCCCCCTAAGACAGCACATCATGGCGTCAGAAGGAGACAAAAGCTCAATGTCCTACCTAGCAGGATTCTACATCGGAGCCATAATCTTCACAATCGCCGTAGCACCCACCATAGTGCAAATATTTAGTTAG
- a CDS encoding acyl-CoA dehydratase activase — MAFAGIDIGSAATKAAIVKNGKLLSFGVVPTGASGKNASAKALDIALSSAGLIRSDIEKVVSTGYGRRNAAVSDSTITEITAHATGAKSLFSCARTIIDIGGQDSKVISIAEDGHIENFVMNDKCAAGTGRFLDVMARTLDVALDDLGQLAFEAKHPAKISSMCTVFAESEVISLIAQGIQKEDIIAGLHEAISKRILSMVKQVGLRREVVFTGGVAKNQGMKDSLEKTLGLKILIPKEPQVIGALGAALIAQDGNQKI, encoded by the coding sequence TTGGCATTTGCAGGTATTGATATTGGTTCAGCGGCTACCAAAGCGGCAATCGTCAAAAACGGAAAGCTGCTATCTTTTGGAGTTGTTCCAACAGGGGCAAGCGGCAAAAACGCTTCCGCAAAGGCTTTGGATATCGCGTTATCCTCAGCAGGGCTAATCCGCAGTGACATAGAAAAAGTCGTTTCCACGGGGTATGGCAGACGCAACGCCGCAGTATCAGACAGCACCATAACAGAAATTACCGCTCACGCGACGGGTGCGAAGTCGCTGTTTTCTTGTGCTAGAACCATAATTGACATCGGCGGGCAAGACAGCAAAGTCATCAGCATAGCCGAAGACGGTCATATCGAAAATTTTGTGATGAATGATAAGTGTGCGGCGGGGACTGGCAGGTTTTTGGATGTTATGGCGAGGACGTTGGATGTTGCCTTGGATGATTTGGGGCAGCTCGCGTTTGAAGCAAAGCATCCAGCGAAAATCAGCAGCATGTGCACTGTATTCGCAGAATCCGAGGTTATCTCGTTGATTGCTCAGGGCATACAAAAAGAGGACATCATCGCAGGGTTGCATGAAGCCATATCCAAACGCATCTTAAGCATGGTCAAACAAGTCGGTCTGCGGCGCGAAGTCGTCTTCACGGGCGGCGTAGCCAAAAATCAGGGAATGAAGGATAGTCTAGAAAAAACGTTGGGGTTAAAGATTCTTATACCAAAGGAGCCTCAGGTTATAGGTGCCCTTGGAGCGGCACTCATCGCCCAAGACGGCAACCAAAAAATCTAG
- a CDS encoding sulfurtransferase TusA family protein produces MKAQLDVKGKTCPWPVLLTRQKLNKLNSGDVLEVVADYAPARENVERVAKSLGNKVLEIREEKDQFVIVIEKR; encoded by the coding sequence GTGAAAGCACAACTCGACGTGAAAGGAAAAACATGCCCTTGGCCCGTGTTGCTCACACGCCAAAAACTCAACAAACTCAACTCAGGAGACGTCCTCGAAGTAGTTGCGGATTATGCTCCTGCTAGAGAAAACGTGGAGCGCGTAGCAAAATCGTTGGGCAACAAGGTGCTCGAAATCAGAGAAGAAAAAGACCAGTTCGTCATCGTCATCGAAAAAAGGTAA
- the gltA gene encoding NADPH-dependent glutamate synthase, whose translation MQQALNKPSAAPKRLQEVPMQTQDPEERINNFDEVAQGYTEEQALTEANRCLTCPNPQCVKGCPVGVDIPAFIKHIKEKDYQAAIQKIKERNSLPAICGRVCPQEEQCQKQCVLGKKGEAVSIGRLERFVADKELENRVSAPTVPPCNGRKIAIVGGGPAGLTVAADLAKLGYRVVLYEALHVAGGVLVYGIPEFRLPKKIVQAEVNYIKQLGVEVRTDALIGRLFTVDELFKKGFDAVFIGTGAGLPRFLGVPGENLGGVYSANEFLIRVNLMKSYRFPDFKTPMGVGKKVVVIGGGNVALDSARCALRSGADSVTVVYRRSREAMPARLEEVEHALEESVDFKFLSSPTKFLGDENGRVKGMEYVTMKLGEPDKSGRRSVVPVEGSEKVMDVDTVIVAIGRTPNPIIQSTTDGLETNRKGILITNPATGKTTLNAVYAGGDIATGEATVISAMGSGKKAAQSIHEYLKNGCHTSGTFNLDKIFNPKSVAIIGASDEKGSVGQSIVANFQSGYTGKVYYVNMRKPELFGVKTYPSISDVPKAVDLAMIATPAKTVPTILEQCGKSGVKGVIIVSAGFKETGKEGKILEEQILKVARKYGVRVVGPNCIGVIHPQTKLNATFINKMPLQGTIAFISQSGALGSAILGRAIDKHIGFSHFVSVGSMTDVDFGDLIEYFDSDPQTNSILMYVEGITEARKFMSAARRFAKTKPLVVLKAGKYGETAKAVASHTGSLSGENNTYDAAFQRAGIVRVNNIDDLFNIAEMLSTQPLPKGPSLAVITNAGGPGVMATDEIIAQGGKIAPLSPSTIEDLDAVLPAFWSRGNPIDVLGDAKASRYQAALEACLNDDEVDGVLIIFTQQLLLQSMEVARAVVDAVKYASYKKPVFTSFMGDHILHEAINLLNANSIPTYPTPEQAIKAYLNLYRCQRNFEQIRQAQETPFFPATAKMPITDILKKVAQEDRDLLTEYEAKKVLKYYSFPVIETKMARTAEEAVDIARHIGYPVALKVLSPQIMHKTDAGGVVLDICSEQALRSAFEGIINKAKAYDPDAEIQGVTVQRMVKTKGCELIIGAKTDPLFGPVILFGMGGVGVELFKDYALALPPLNTTLVRRMLKETKVYTLLNGYRNVPRANLALLEENLLLFSQLLIDFPQIKEIDINPLLINQKELVILDARIVIDKNFITKQFKPYQHMAISPYSKEYAKEFLPNTIDATIQPQST comes from the coding sequence ATGCAGCAAGCACTAAACAAGCCTTCGGCGGCGCCTAAACGCCTACAAGAGGTTCCTATGCAAACACAAGACCCCGAAGAACGCATCAACAATTTCGATGAAGTCGCCCAAGGCTACACTGAAGAGCAAGCCCTAACCGAAGCCAACCGCTGCCTAACCTGCCCCAATCCCCAATGCGTAAAAGGCTGCCCCGTAGGCGTAGACATCCCCGCCTTCATCAAACACATCAAAGAAAAAGACTACCAAGCCGCCATCCAAAAAATCAAAGAACGCAACAGCCTGCCCGCCATCTGCGGCAGAGTATGCCCCCAAGAAGAGCAATGCCAAAAACAGTGTGTGCTAGGCAAAAAAGGCGAAGCCGTCTCCATCGGACGCCTAGAACGGTTCGTCGCCGACAAAGAACTCGAAAACCGCGTTTCCGCCCCCACGGTGCCTCCGTGCAATGGCAGAAAAATCGCCATCGTCGGTGGTGGTCCTGCGGGGTTAACGGTAGCAGCAGATTTAGCAAAGCTGGGTTACCGCGTGGTTTTGTATGAGGCGCTTCACGTTGCAGGCGGCGTCTTGGTCTATGGCATACCCGAGTTTAGGTTGCCCAAGAAAATAGTGCAAGCAGAAGTCAATTACATCAAACAGTTGGGTGTGGAAGTTCGCACGGATGCTTTGATTGGCAGGCTATTCACCGTTGATGAACTCTTCAAGAAAGGCTTTGACGCAGTCTTCATAGGCACAGGCGCAGGTCTACCCAGATTCCTAGGCGTCCCCGGCGAGAACCTAGGTGGTGTCTACAGCGCTAACGAGTTCCTCATCCGTGTTAACCTGATGAAATCCTACCGGTTCCCCGACTTCAAAACCCCGATGGGTGTAGGCAAGAAAGTCGTGGTTATTGGTGGTGGTAACGTGGCGTTGGATTCTGCTCGGTGTGCGTTGCGTTCGGGTGCTGATAGTGTGACGGTTGTTTATCGTCGGTCGCGTGAGGCTATGCCTGCAAGGCTTGAAGAAGTTGAGCATGCCTTGGAAGAGAGTGTTGACTTCAAGTTTTTGTCTTCGCCCACCAAGTTTTTGGGTGACGAAAACGGCAGAGTCAAGGGCATGGAGTACGTGACCATGAAGCTTGGCGAACCCGACAAGTCAGGCAGACGCAGCGTAGTTCCAGTTGAAGGCTCAGAAAAAGTCATGGACGTCGACACCGTCATCGTAGCCATCGGACGAACCCCCAACCCGATAATCCAAAGCACCACCGACGGCTTAGAAACCAACCGCAAAGGCATACTCATAACCAACCCCGCCACAGGCAAAACAACCCTAAACGCAGTCTACGCAGGAGGAGACATCGCAACCGGAGAAGCCACCGTCATTAGCGCCATGGGTTCAGGCAAAAAAGCCGCCCAAAGCATACATGAATACCTAAAAAACGGGTGCCACACCTCTGGCACCTTTAATTTGGACAAGATTTTCAATCCAAAAAGCGTAGCCATCATCGGAGCAAGCGACGAAAAAGGCTCCGTAGGACAATCCATAGTCGCAAATTTCCAGTCAGGCTACACTGGCAAAGTATATTACGTTAACATGCGCAAACCCGAACTTTTCGGAGTCAAAACTTACCCTTCTATTAGTGATGTGCCTAAAGCAGTAGATTTAGCCATGATTGCAACTCCCGCAAAAACGGTTCCCACAATTTTGGAGCAATGTGGCAAATCAGGCGTAAAAGGTGTTATCATAGTTTCAGCGGGATTCAAGGAAACAGGAAAAGAAGGAAAAATCCTTGAAGAGCAAATTCTCAAGGTCGCCAGAAAATATGGCGTTAGGGTGGTGGGTCCAAACTGCATCGGCGTGATTCACCCCCAAACCAAACTTAACGCGACCTTCATCAACAAGATGCCGCTTCAGGGAACCATCGCGTTTATTAGCCAAAGCGGCGCGTTAGGCTCAGCGATTTTGGGCAGAGCCATAGACAAACACATTGGGTTTAGCCACTTCGTCTCCGTGGGTTCCATGACCGACGTAGACTTTGGCGACCTCATCGAATACTTTGATTCTGACCCCCAAACCAACAGCATCCTCATGTACGTTGAAGGAATCACGGAAGCCCGAAAGTTCATGAGCGCCGCACGTCGGTTCGCCAAAACCAAGCCGCTTGTTGTTCTCAAAGCAGGCAAATACGGCGAAACCGCCAAAGCAGTCGCTTCCCACACAGGTTCACTCTCAGGAGAAAACAACACCTACGACGCAGCCTTCCAACGCGCAGGCATCGTACGCGTAAACAACATCGACGACCTGTTTAACATCGCCGAAATGCTCTCCACCCAACCCCTACCCAAAGGACCCAGCCTCGCCGTCATAACCAACGCAGGCGGACCAGGCGTCATGGCAACTGACGAAATCATTGCTCAAGGCGGCAAAATCGCGCCACTAAGCCCCAGCACCATTGAGGATTTAGATGCTGTCTTGCCCGCGTTTTGGAGCAGGGGCAATCCGATTGATGTTTTGGGTGATGCTAAAGCTTCGCGGTACCAAGCGGCTTTGGAGGCTTGCCTAAACGATGACGAGGTAGATGGGGTGCTAATTATCTTCACGCAACAACTGCTTTTGCAGTCTATGGAGGTAGCCCGCGCGGTTGTTGACGCCGTAAAATATGCCAGCTACAAAAAACCCGTTTTCACAAGCTTCATGGGCGACCACATACTGCACGAAGCAATCAACCTGCTAAACGCCAACAGCATCCCCACGTACCCAACGCCCGAACAAGCCATCAAAGCCTACCTAAACCTGTACCGGTGCCAACGCAACTTTGAACAAATCCGCCAAGCCCAAGAAACCCCGTTCTTCCCCGCAACCGCCAAGATGCCCATAACCGACATACTCAAAAAAGTCGCCCAAGAAGACCGCGACCTGCTCACTGAATACGAAGCCAAGAAAGTCTTGAAGTACTACAGTTTCCCCGTTATCGAGACCAAGATGGCAAGAACCGCTGAGGAAGCCGTGGACATCGCGCGGCACATTGGTTATCCTGTGGCTTTGAAGGTTTTGTCGCCGCAGATTATGCACAAAACTGACGCGGGTGGGGTTGTTTTGGATATTTGTTCCGAGCAGGCGTTGCGTAGTGCGTTTGAGGGTATTATCAATAAAGCTAAAGCTTATGATCCTGACGCTGAGATACAGGGGGTTACGGTGCAGCGGATGGTCAAAACCAAGGGCTGCGAGCTTATCATCGGCGCCAAAACCGACCCACTCTTTGGACCCGTTATCCTGTTTGGCATGGGCGGCGTAGGCGTGGAACTCTTCAAAGACTACGCTTTAGCTTTGCCCCCGCTCAACACCACTCTGGTTAGGCGCATGCTCAAAGAAACCAAAGTCTACACCCTGCTAAACGGTTACCGAAACGTCCCCCGCGCCAACTTGGCGTTGCTCGAAGAAAACCTGCTGCTGTTCTCGCAGCTGCTCATAGATTTCCCACAAATAAAAGAAATCGACATCAACCCACTACTCATCAACCAAAAAGAACTCGTCATCCTAGACGCCCGCATCGTCATAGACAAAAACTTCATCACCAAACAATTCAAACCCTACCAGCACATGGCAATAAGCCCCTACTCCAAAGAATACGCAAAAGAATTCCTACCCAACACCATAGACGCAACCATACAACCCCAAAGCACCTAA
- a CDS encoding sugar kinase produces MLIIAGAVPIKDLQLTTSFCSFEDGKLKAGEVELPLINGTSVMIAAAATACKTLQIEMPYAILAGDIGTGEGSNQIYRYLKDKLNPNAKDGAVMAMHYIKPNILYAKDAIKNVKKRFNPKLIADAGSMYVAKAAGISKDFTLFTPDPGEMAFLADPEAMHPAYVRNYIFDAINDTPKLIKQACENGNVPEVMLVKGKVDYVVTQGKTVAQVTEPCIPVLEAIGGTGDTLAGMVSALIASGTDTVTAATQAAKANRIMGELAKPTPATKIWEMVPQIPQALKTAKQP; encoded by the coding sequence GTGCTAATCATCGCAGGCGCAGTTCCCATAAAAGACCTGCAGCTAACCACCAGTTTTTGCAGCTTCGAGGACGGCAAACTCAAAGCAGGCGAGGTTGAGCTTCCGCTAATCAACGGAACCAGCGTAATGATTGCCGCAGCAGCCACCGCATGCAAAACCCTCCAAATCGAAATGCCCTACGCCATACTCGCAGGCGACATAGGCACAGGAGAAGGTAGCAACCAAATCTACAGGTACCTAAAAGACAAACTCAACCCCAACGCAAAAGACGGCGCGGTCATGGCTATGCACTACATCAAACCCAACATACTCTACGCCAAAGACGCCATCAAAAACGTCAAAAAACGCTTCAACCCCAAACTCATCGCGGACGCAGGCTCCATGTACGTTGCCAAAGCCGCAGGCATATCCAAAGACTTCACGTTGTTCACTCCTGACCCTGGCGAAATGGCGTTTTTAGCTGACCCCGAAGCTATGCACCCCGCTTACGTGCGCAACTACATCTTTGACGCCATTAACGATACGCCCAAGCTGATTAAGCAGGCTTGTGAGAACGGCAACGTCCCCGAAGTCATGCTAGTCAAGGGCAAAGTAGACTACGTTGTCACGCAGGGCAAAACCGTCGCGCAGGTCACTGAGCCGTGTATTCCAGTTTTGGAGGCAATCGGCGGCACAGGCGACACCTTAGCAGGCATGGTCTCAGCACTAATTGCTTCAGGAACCGACACTGTCACAGCGGCAACGCAAGCAGCCAAAGCAAACCGCATAATGGGCGAACTCGCAAAACCTACCCCCGCCACCAAAATCTGGGAAATGGTACCCCAAATCCCCCAAGCCCTCAAAACCGCAAAGCAACCATAA